The genomic window ATCCCAATGAACAAAAATGGACGAGGATAAAGAGGAAATACTAATCATTTGATCTTCCTGTCCTGTCCGTCAAGTTTCAACATACAAATGCCTGTAGAAGACCCCACTTCCGGGCGCTTATTGATATGGTTCATCTCTTTCTTCATGTTTATTACTGTAGCTGCTGGAGGCAGCTTATTGCTTTTGTATCTTGTCCTCCCTTCAGACCCATCTAGGGCTTGGCTTCCTGTTGCGGGTATAGCCCTGGTTTGCCTGCCTTGGCTTTTTTGGTTTCTTACATGCATCTATCGGTTTCTTTCGCGATTCTTCGGATTTCGGGTTGCTATTGGTTCTGGTGGcggtggtggaggaggtggtCGTGCTCGTGCAAATGTTTTTAATACGACAGGAAATGCAGCAACTAATGGCCAGTCTGGTAACATCGAAACTCAGGGCGATGGAACGCAGGATGAGTTTGAAGGGCCCACGATAACGGTAGAGCAAAATGATAGTGGTGGCAATGGAAATACTGCAATAAAGAGGAATTTATCCTCAAGCAATTCAATCAACAACATGTCTTTTAGATCACATGAGAGTGAATTGCCATTGACCTCATCCATGGCATCTTGATCAATTCATTGAGCTCAGGTGGATTGATCTTATCTTTGGCATGGGATATTGATGAAACCTTCTCAATTCAGTCTCTCTCTTAATCATGGATGCAATATAGGCAATTTACTCATCAATCTTTCATTATAATTGTCTTGAGATTGTTTCAAGAGTTTTGCTGCTTCTTCCCAGATTAATTACTAgggcattttctttttcatccacTGATTTTCTAGGTGTAGGCATTGCTTCTCTTGCTCACTTCATCTATTGATTTCCTGTCAGAAAAACTCAAACACATGTAAATCTTTCTGCGTTTTGCTATTTTATATTCTGGTTTTTAAACTGTGAATAATTAAGTAATGTTAATACAATTTGTCCATGTTTCACGTCCAGTAATGATATCTTAAGACCAAAACAATTCCATGTTCACTATCTGGCATTTGAAGCTAGAACTTCTTGCATGTCTTGTCAAGCTGTTGAACAAGACATATGCAGGGGTTGGCTACCAAAAGACTCTTCCCTCTGTCTGATGATTAGTTCTAGAAATCCATTCGTAGTCGTAGACATACATTGTGCACagcttctttcattttttccctCTTCAATTATGCCTTCAAAAGATCTGATTTgagattatataattttattgtgtttttggtTTCTTAGGAGGTCATAGGACAGGATCCGAACTCAAGATAGGCTGATAGTTAAAGAAAAGAGTCGGTTTCAAGGCATCTATAATCAATAGATAGCAGACTATGAACAACCGCATCCCTGACCTTATCATTGATGATCATGTATATTTCCctggatatatatataagactCAACCTTTAGACATGTGGGTCAAATCCAATGACCCGCTGACCTAGAGCTTAGCCTGAATCAGATCAGTGAAAAAACACGATCCTCTTTTTATTATAACAAACATTGATGATCATGTATGATTGTGTTAGCCCAGATTAAAGACTAATTATGCAGGTCAACCCTCGATCCAGAAAATATATATCTTCTCAAGATACTCTTTTCATGGAGCTCAAGTTTCTGGATAACCTTATGGCAACCTTTTTATCTACATCACCAATAGCTTCAATATAGTGTTTGGTActgtgttttgaaaatatttttaaaaaaaattaaaagtttttttttattttaaattaatatattttttatattttcaaattattttgatgtattgatgttaaaaataattttttaaaaataaaaaataattttttaatatattttaaaataaaacattatttaaaaaataatcgaaatTATACTATCAAAGACActttaggccatgtttgtttcccggaaaatAGTTTCCaggaaaccattttccaaactttcctgtgtttgtttgtcattaggaaagttggtcaacggaaaacacttttcggtcaacggaaaacacttttcagtcaaagaaaaatttggtttggtttccaggaaagtgttttcccttttgactatgtttgttttctggaaatcactttccaaactttcctgtgtttgtttgctattagaaaagttggtcaacgaaaaacactttctagtcaaagaaaaatttgacttggttttcaagaaagtgttttcctaaaaaatttgggcggaaaacactttccggaagttgtgaaaaatttagaaatgtcattatatgctgattatatcaaatttgatcctcaaactcttgattgctatatataatttgttttaaatatttatttttcaatttcatttcctaaaatttaatttttatattaactttgatccttatttttaaaattactatttgctttttccttatcatttttttattgaaatttttttatctatcaaatttggtactcattcttttgattgttacttattttatttgaaataatttatgaaatgttaattattattattttaatttcttcatcttttatttttttttaatgttttagatttgatctctattattttgattattatttattttattttagataatttatgaaattatattttttttcaatttcattctcattcaactttttaatttgtaagatttgttcctcattattttaataaacttgagaaaaataaaacatcaataagttattttccagctcattttccatgacataaccaaatactagaaaatgttttccaacttatttttcattacaataccaaacatcgaaaaatactttcccggaattcactttccatcGAATtcactttgcaaaaaaaaaaatatttttcaacaaacaaacaggACTTATTAGAAAACATCATTTCATCCTTCATGGATAGCCATCTTCATAGCTCTGGCTGTAATATACCTTGGTTCCAACGCTAAGAATCAAAGCAAACCCAGCATTTGACCTGCATCTATGATCATCAGCGGTACTTGGCTGGATGGATACAAACCCAATAGAACGATCATCATCATCTAAGCATCTATATAGACCTGAAGTACAAGTGAAATATAGAATACTTCTCTACTAAGGAAACAACATCATCCTTGGATGTAAATGCTCTCGTCGATGCAAAaaaatcttcattcttttactTTGATACTCGGCTttctatgtatatataaaaaatattaaatcacttaaaaaaaattaaaaaaaaaacattaaaatagacTTTAAAAGACatcaattttgtgtttttttctaataaaaagatCTTTTAAAAAGCACTTGAATcacaatattatataatattaccATTTAGGAGAGACAAGTTGTCTTATATATTATGGTATTGTAAGATAAAACGAGCTATCTTTATTGtccaattattataaaaagcactttttatttttattttgaagttcttatttcttcttttgatttattggaTGATTCATTTTTATGATTGGATCTTTTGTCTAAtgtttttataacataaaatgttaaattctctttaaaataaatattttagatggattttttcttttattttttggatttggatCTCTTAACTAATACCAATAAATtgaattcttaaaattattcaaaacaaaacttagttttaaatgatatataaactcatttttctaaaatcacttaaaaataaaatctaatctcCATCGaggtataaataaatttaaaaataataatgtatttttttttgttcttatctagGTATCCTCATACTCTTTTAAAG from Populus trichocarpa isolate Nisqually-1 chromosome 5, P.trichocarpa_v4.1, whole genome shotgun sequence includes these protein-coding regions:
- the LOC7466859 gene encoding uncharacterized protein LOC7466859, giving the protein MPVEDPTSGRLLIWFISFFMFITVAAGGSLLLLYLVLPSDPSRAWLPVAGIALVCLPWLFWFLTCIYRFLSRFFGFRVAIGSGGGGGGGGRARANVFNTTGNAATNGQSGNIETQGDGTQDEFEGPTITVEQNDSGGNGNTAIKRNLSSSNSINNMSFRSHESELPLTSSMAS